A window of Malania oleifera isolate guangnan ecotype guangnan chromosome 2, ASM2987363v1, whole genome shotgun sequence genomic DNA:
ttgaacggtacttTTCGGCCACGGTCAGAaacgcgaagatggaggaatttagGAACTTGTCTCAGAAGTCACTGTCGGTGTagcagtacgctgccaaattcTAGGAGCTATCCCAATTTGCTCTATTCATGATACCGGATGAAGCGaggaaggcctggaagtttcatAAAGGTTTGAGGAAGGAGATCTGTAGACGGACAGCGATCTTGTAGTTGCAAGACTTTGCTACACTGGTCAATAAAGccactgtggcagaggagagtctgCTTGAGGACGTGGAGGTTCAGGTCCTGAAGAAGAGGCCAACACCTCCTAGTTGTTCTTTTGGGGCGAGGCAGGGTAACTGGAAGAGGAATAGTCGTGGTACGTTTCAGAACACCGCAACTTCCCAAGTTTGCTCTCTTTGTGGTAGGAAGCTCGCTGGTTAGTGTTGGCTGACTATAGGGGCTTGTATGCGGTGCGGTAGGTAGGGATATAAGGCGAGAGATTGTCACCTGCCAGGAAACAGTGGAACCTCACAACAATCATACAGAGGCGCAACGTGGCGGTCAGCAAGGGGGTAcagcccaggctagggtgtattgtTTGACACCTAGCGACGCAGAGAAtgctggtgatgtagtcacaggtatcatttacatgtaTTCTGATAAAGCTATCATATTATTTGATTCtagggcaacacattcttttatttcctgaGAATTTGTTAAAATCTGTGGATTGGAGGTTCAATTATTAGATAATGAATTGGTAGTGGCTCTCTCCATCAGGATCAGTGGTCGGGTGTAGCAAGGTAGTCTGTGAATTCTCGGTTGAAATTCTTGGAAGGGTACTACTAGTTAACCTTGGGCCATCTGATatgtatggctttgatatcatcctagggatggattggtcATCCgctagttatgccagtatcgatcgCCGCAAGAGGGAGGTGATATTTAGACTGCCAGGGCAGCATGAATTTAAGTTcctaggatcgtgtgtgcattctgcaCCACAGATCGTTTTAGCTTTGCATGCTAGAAGGTTACTCCGGGAGGGTTGCCAAGGGTATCTGACCTTTTTGAAAGACACGCTGACTAAAGAATGTAAGCTGGAGGCGATTGCAGTAGTGTGCGAGTTCCCtaacgtgtttccagaggacttgccaggattaCCTCCGGATTGTGAAGTAGAATTCGCTATAGAATTAGCTACAAATATGGCGCCAATTTCAAAAGCTCTATATCGCATGGCTCTAGATGAattaagagagttgaaagaacaactgtaggagctactagacaaggggtacattcgacctgTGTTTCTTCTTGGGGAGCatcggtgttatttgtgaagaagaaggagggttgatgagaatgtgcatcgattacagagaacttaacaaggtaatggtaaagaataaatatccactaCCCAggatagatgatctatttgatcagctttagggcacgcagatcttctctaaaattgatctacgATCTAGGTATCactagctgaaggtgaaagcggaggacattACGAAGACAACATTTCGAACccgatatggccattacgaatttatggttttgccttttggtttgactaatgcacctgcagcatttatggatatgatgaacagggtctttcatgaatatttagaccagttcgtcatggtatttattgatgacatcctagtgtattctaggagcgctgcaaagcatgaagttcatttgaggttggtattgcaaatgcttagcgATAAGACGTTgcatgctaaactaaagaagtgcaaGTTCTGGCTGGAatagattgcatttctagggcacgtcaTGTCCAAAGGAGGTGTATAAGTGGacccaagtaagattgaggctgtagtggactgggcaagatcgaagaatgttcaggaggtcagaagttttctgggtttcGCAAGTTACTACCGacgttttgtagaagggttctctagtttagcaggtcctttgacgcgactcacgaggaagaacctGAGGTACGATTGGATTGACGAGTGCGAGgtgagttttcaggagctgaaacggcgactaGTTACTGCTTCAATCCTGACTATTCAATCTAGGGATGGCAGATTTGTTATCTACAATGACGCCTCtaaaaagggtcttggctgtgttctaatgcagcagggcagaGTAATTGtttacgcttctcgtcaacttaaagagtatgagaagaactacctgacacatgatatggaattagcagtggtggtgtttgcattaaaaatctggaggcattacttgtatggtgaaaggtgcgagatttttattgATCATAAAATTCTGAAGTACTTCTTCATCCAAAAAAACCAAACATGAGACAATGCAGGTGGGTTGAGTTGATAAAAGgctacgactgcactattagctatcacccaggaaaggctaacaTGGTAGATGTTGCTCTGAGTCGGAATTCTGTTGATGAGTCAGTGTCAGCAGTGGGGGTTCAACATTAGATCtatatggacctggaaaggttgtgCTTGGAGGTGgtggaagggaatcatcaggctaTTCTTGCCAACTTGGTGGGGCAGCCGACCCTACAAGAGAGGATTCGTGCTGCGCAGAAGGAGGCTCCAGAATTAGTTGAGCTTATGGGAGGAGTTCAGAGTGGGTAGAAGTCGGATTTCAGTATCTCttgtgatgggatattgagattttgcCACAGGGTTTGTGTATCGAATAATTTCGtaattaaacgggtcattctggaAGAGGCACACCGTTTGCTCTACATCGTACGTCTTGGTAGTACGAGGAAGTACTAGAATTTGAGGGAGTCCTTCTAGTGGtccaatatgaaaagagagatcactcATTTTGTAAAGCAGTGCCTAACTTGTTAGCAGGTCAAAGCAGAGCgctagaggccagcaggaccacttcaaccacttacCATCCCTGAgtagaagtgggagcacatttcaatggattttgtgatgggatTACCTGCGGCAgctcatgggcagaatgctatatgggttgtggtAGATCGGCTGATGAAgattgcacatttcattccaatcagagttagctattctctgaataggctggcagagttaTACGTGCAAGAGATTGTACGACTTTACGGTGTTCTTgtttctatagtttcagatcgagatctgcATTTTACGTCTCGATTTTGGAAGATTCTACAAGATGCCTTAGGATCACAACTAACGTTCAGTACATCTTTCCACCCACAGAAGGATggacagtctgagaggactatttagacgatagaagatatgttgcggtcTTATGTACTggactttggtgatagttggacACGACATCTACCATTTGTCGAGTTTGCATATAAATACAGTTACCAGGCTAACATTGAGATGGtaccttatgaggcattgtatggtcgccGATGTTGATCTCCGTTTTTCTGGGATCAGGTTGGTGAGCTGCAGATACTAGGTCCGAAACTGGTTCAgtaggcctctacaaaggtcgagttgatcagagagagaattaaggcagctcagagtcggcagaaatgttatgttgatactcgttgACGGGATCTAGAATTTAAGGTAGGAGATATGGCGTTTCTAAGGATcacttcgatgaaaggggtgatgagttttggaaagaaggggaagctaagtcctcgataTATTGAGCCTTTTGAAATCCTAGAAAGGATAGGTTTGGTTGCTTAttgagtggctttacctccaacactatctagagttcatgacgtgtttcacgtctcggtgctgaggaagtacgtgtcgaATCCTTCGCACGTGCAGAGTTACGAACCTCTAaagatcagtgatgctttatcatatggGGTGGTACCAATACTGATATTAGATCGGAAAGTCTAGCAGTTATGGActagggaaataccgctagtgaatgtTTTTTGGAGTAACCATGCAGTgaaggaagcttcatgggagttagagtcagagatacaccagaagtacccgcagttattttcCGATGGTTCatagttatgtatagtagtataggttgTATGGTCTTCGGAAGAGTTTTTTGTGTGTGTAATCTTCTGAAGCATcgcattgtaaccacggtattcctccaccataagcgagggtagataataaaTTCGGGCCGAATCTGCTTTGTGGGTTGTTGTCAACTCTTCTGTAGGTCTCCGACataaggtagagtatgcttggtatcggttggtgaatttcggggacgaaattcttataaggaggggagattgtagtaacctcacccaaataaataaataaataaataaataataaaaatataaataaataatgaataataaataaataataataaataaataaataaaaagatattttggaggagatattttggagaagatgttttgaaaggagatattttgagatatttttatataaatatcttggaggagatatatatttacattacttaaaggctaagttagatTTTATTCTATaaactctctcattctctctctctctctctctctctctaggatttcgcgcCATCTGTTGCCGAAATCCACGATCCGTCGTTACCACGTCggttaggaggagaatctctacatttattGTGGAATAGATCTTTGTTTGTGGAATTTTGagattttccctaaaattgaggtaagggtctgaatttGGTTTCGGTTCAGTAGATCGatagtataggaaattatattgaagtattgttcttcgatttttaggttttggggacctCGATTCTTTGTTTTCGATTGGTTCATTCATGTTtcggttttaggtttaaggtaagggaaaattgattacaacagttatttcgtaaaactaaaccactaaaaagatagtttacattcatatgattgatttgactGCTATTTTACTAAATTTCACCGAGTTGACATACCGGGTTTcgtgattttacgattttggtaaaaaaaatAGGTTTTGGCATATGgtctccaaatgtttcaaaacttctttatttgtattattatgtatgtaggagatgcctgaatcccttatttttatttaaatggtgtttattgtattatatactatatagtggatttttgtttaaattagtgtgacatgtggatgaaaatgaacttgtgaacatttgatatGACTGATATGGATTATGAGaacggagttccaaattgttatactagaaaatgttgaaaaatagGTACCGGTTATATACTGTGCTAATTATGAAAAAATGGTAAATTGAGagggtgtgtgccggtttatactagatatgaatatatgattttgtgaaaatactgaaattgcacatgttatcatgttttgttataaattgtacaTATGATAAGTGGAACCACACCTTGCGACTattggagttgaaagatactaccacctaaggggttgaaagatacaaCCGACTAACGAGTTGAAAGATTCTACCGAACTGGAGTTGAAATACTTCAAGGTAAATGGGTTTATAGTCCCCATACCAAAAGGCTCGGATTCCGTTGCCAgtgagtacagtgcaaccacacacgcTAAGCGGTGTGGGTACAGAGATGGTTGGCTTGCAGGAGTTTGTAATCATTGGTGATTAATGGACCAGGGGAGCcagtcggactatatatgagATACATGACAGTACTGCACTAAGAGGGCATTGTTATAGATaacagtgcacaacccgtgccacaggGTAAAATAGACATTATTTGTGATACCAAGCTATTGGTCATTCTATATTCACATATATAATTTAAAAGATGATATGGAAAAACGatattgtttatattgatatatgtgttgtgcttcagtattgaaaacctttgttttatatatatggaaatatattttaaattgaaattctcacatgtggtcacacattgattgtaatactttcttacttactgagaagtgtctcaccccgttatacAACCTCTATTTTTTGGTCCTTTAAGACGTCGATCCAAGTTGCTAGAGCGACTGGGAGGGTGGTTTTTGGTCTAGTTGTGTAAGTATTTGgttatgtaataaacttagttagAAGCATCATTTTGGATTTTGTAAACACTAATTTATGTATTAAGTTGGATGTTTGAGAATTTAAGAATTCAATTGGTAGACTCTAGTATATTCCTAGTATAAATCCtgatggatatttatgtttttccacaacACTTATATCCCAGttttgtatgatttacacccgtatgtccctgtttagggcgggttgttcatGTATTTCTATCAGGTACAAGTTATTATTTATGTAGGTTGGCAACCTGGGTCCAtttaaagggccgggtcgttacagttggtatcagagcccttaaccagtcggaagtgtgatttaaatcatgctgcctggttagggatatgttcaGAATTAAGAATTTTCTAGTTCTGTAGTCTATAATATACTaaagtataggacatggataagacCTCGGGTTTTGTTTTGTACGCCTGAAGATGGAATTCCCTTGGCAGACTTCTATGTTTTTTtggatcattcgaagggttcagaaaatcatggcagtCTATTGATAGTGTTGTTTCCAAGAAGAATGGCAGGATTTAAGTTAGAATGATGacgttaaattaatggagtacgtcaatattgaaaatatgattttaggggACTGAGTCTATAGTAAAATAGTATTAGCTGATATTTAGGCAT
This region includes:
- the LOC131148312 gene encoding uncharacterized protein LOC131148312; translation: MGCFIDQFTRLKPSVFVGSANPVHTENWIQEIEEILHVLKCTKKQKVTFGMFKLSREVERWCVSVEKMEEHRLILVAMTWSRFRELFFERYFSATVRNAKMEEFRNLSQKSLSLQDFATLVNKATVAEESLLEDVEVQVLKKRPTPPSCSFGARQGNWKRNSRGTFQNTATSQVCSLCGRKLAGRDIRREIVTCQETVEPHNNHTEAQRGGQQGGTAQARVYCLTPSDAENAGDVVTGSVVGCSKVVCEFSVEILGRVLLVNLGPSDMYGFDIILGMDWSSASYASIDRRKREVIFRLPGQHEFKFLGSCVHSAPQIVLALHARRLLREGCQGYLTFLKDTLTKECKLEAIAVVCEFPNVFPEDLPGLPPDCEVEFAIELATNMAPISKALYRMALDELRELKEQL